Proteins encoded by one window of Moorella humiferrea:
- a CDS encoding tRNA lysidine(34) synthetase: MAVKRTYSKWFLTPVKRASKRYGMITPGDRIAVGASGGKDSSALLYILWVLKNYSFLHFDFRAVFLDMGWQVDTEPLAAFCREHDIPFHVEPAPIRAIVFEHRREEHPCALCSHLRRGALNEAARRLGCNKVALGHHLDDLLETFLMNWFYNGRFATFLPVTDLSKSGLKVIRPLIYLSEATVSSLARVENLPVLSNPCPAAGKTKRHEVKAVVNLLARRYPYLRERFLTALEAVGWLE, translated from the coding sequence ATGGCTGTTAAGCGTACTTATAGTAAGTGGTTTTTGACTCCTGTCAAAAGGGCCAGTAAAAGGTATGGCATGATAACACCCGGCGACAGGATAGCGGTGGGGGCTTCCGGGGGTAAGGATAGTTCTGCTCTGCTTTATATCCTGTGGGTTTTAAAAAACTACTCCTTTCTCCATTTTGACTTTCGAGCCGTCTTTCTGGATATGGGTTGGCAGGTTGATACCGAACCCCTGGCCGCTTTCTGTCGGGAGCACGATATACCCTTTCACGTCGAACCTGCACCTATAAGGGCGATAGTCTTTGAGCACCGCCGGGAGGAGCATCCCTGCGCCCTCTGTTCCCATCTGCGTCGCGGTGCCCTGAACGAAGCGGCCCGGCGCCTCGGTTGCAACAAAGTGGCCCTGGGGCATCACCTGGACGACCTCTTGGAGACTTTCCTTATGAACTGGTTCTATAACGGCCGGTTCGCGACCTTTCTGCCAGTAACTGATTTGAGCAAAAGCGGCCTGAAGGTGATCCGGCCCCTCATCTATCTTTCTGAAGCTACGGTATCAAGTCTGGCACGGGTGGAAAACTTGCCGGTACTGTCCAATCCCTGCCCGGCCGCGGGTAAAACGAAACGTCACGAAGTAAAAGCCGTTGTAAATCTTTTAGCTAGGCGTTATCCCTACCTGCGTGAGCGTTTTCTGACGGCCCTGGAAGCAGTCGGGTGGCTGGAATAA
- a CDS encoding AI-2E family transporter, protein MTAKRVMKILRLVGAGLFLTAALYFLYRVRTVLTPFFLAAFLAYLLKPAMVKLEKRGLKRPAAILLLYFLVFILFLPVPLFILPKLVRELNEFLLHLPIFTTEVEGLLGKFYQRYNEVALPAGLRRLLDDSFIGLSNTFQQAARRALQGLLNLLAGAPSFLLAPVLTYYLLRDSEQIGRAAGHLLPLQIKEDVFGLWTEIDRILTSFIRGHLLVSLIVGFLTGIGLALIGSRYAVILAVVVGLADLIPYFGPIIGAVPVLTLTLLEGKRTALYALFVMAVVQQIEGSWLAPRILSGSVGLHPLAVIFVLLAGGELWGVGGLLLAVPLTAIGSTVIKFIWARLVSS, encoded by the coding sequence ATGACGGCAAAGCGGGTCATGAAGATTTTACGCCTGGTAGGTGCCGGGCTTTTTTTAACCGCCGCCTTGTATTTTCTCTACCGGGTGCGCACCGTTTTAACTCCCTTTTTCCTGGCGGCTTTCCTGGCCTATCTTTTGAAGCCGGCCATGGTAAAGCTGGAAAAAAGGGGATTGAAGCGTCCTGCGGCCATTTTACTTCTTTATTTCCTTGTTTTTATTCTTTTCCTGCCGGTGCCTTTATTTATCTTGCCCAAGCTGGTACGGGAATTAAATGAATTCCTGTTACATCTGCCTATCTTCACGACCGAAGTGGAAGGACTATTAGGGAAATTTTACCAGAGATACAATGAAGTGGCGCTGCCTGCTGGCCTACGCCGCTTGCTGGATGATTCCTTCATTGGTTTAAGCAATACCTTTCAGCAGGCCGCCCGGCGGGCCCTGCAGGGGCTCCTTAACCTCCTAGCGGGAGCCCCCAGCTTTTTATTAGCGCCTGTTCTCACCTATTACCTATTACGCGATAGCGAGCAAATCGGCCGGGCGGCCGGTCATTTGTTACCCCTACAGATAAAAGAAGACGTTTTCGGTTTATGGACGGAGATAGATCGGATACTGACTAGCTTTATCCGCGGCCATCTTCTGGTATCCCTTATCGTTGGCTTTTTGACCGGCATCGGGCTGGCCTTAATCGGTTCGCGATATGCCGTAATTCTGGCAGTAGTGGTAGGCCTGGCCGATTTAATTCCCTATTTTGGACCTATAATCGGGGCGGTCCCCGTATTAACCCTCACCCTCTTGGAAGGGAAAAGGACGGCCCTTTATGCCTTATTTGTTATGGCTGTCGTCCAACAGATCGAGGGCAGCTGGCTGGCACCGCGGATCCTAAGCGGCAGCGTCGGCCTCCATCCCCTGGCGGTTATTTTCGTCCTTCTAGCCGGCGGGGAACTCTGGGGGGTGGGAGGGCTGCTCCTGGCAGTACCTCTTACGGCCATTGGCAGCACTGTAATCAAATTTATTTGGGCGCGTTTAGTTAGCAGTTAA
- a CDS encoding RrF2 family transcriptional regulator, translating to MKLSTRGEYGLRAMFDLAQHYGEGPIPIKSVAERQDISEHYLEQLIAVLRKAGLVKSVRGAQGGYILAREPEEITVGDIIRVLEGPIAPVDCLNDGEGDSCERAETCVTRGIWEKVRDSISSVLDSFTLADMVDKASKMQQDEKHYMYYI from the coding sequence GTGAAACTCTCGACGCGGGGTGAATACGGACTACGCGCCATGTTCGACCTGGCCCAGCATTACGGCGAAGGCCCCATCCCCATTAAAAGCGTGGCTGAAAGGCAGGATATTTCCGAGCACTACCTGGAACAGCTAATTGCCGTTTTGCGGAAAGCCGGCCTGGTAAAAAGCGTCCGGGGCGCCCAGGGCGGTTATATCCTGGCCCGTGAACCGGAGGAAATTACCGTGGGGGATATCATCCGCGTGCTGGAGGGTCCCATTGCTCCGGTTGATTGTTTGAATGACGGGGAAGGTGACTCCTGCGAGCGGGCAGAAACCTGTGTCACCAGGGGCATCTGGGAAAAGGTGCGGGACAGCATCAGCAGCGTCCTGGACAGCTTTACCCTAGCCGACATGGTCGATAAAGCAAGTAAAATGCAGCAAGACGAAAAGCATTATATGTATTATATCTAG
- a CDS encoding YgeY family selenium metabolism-linked hydrolase, which yields MHEETIRKIKAEVEKYREDIIQFLRDIVAIPSPNGNIKAVAERIGQEMKKLGFDEVFLDSMGNIVGRIGNGSRVLLYDSHIDTVDIADSDQWQWDPYQGKVENGIFYGLGAGDEKNSTPGMVYGLKIIKDLGLTQDFTLYYFGNIEEICDGVAPNSLVVTDKIKPDFVVIGEPTKMNIYRGHRGRVEMKVTTKGRTCHASAPERGINAVYKMAEIIKGISQMGDEFIDDPFLGKGSIAVTDIHCKTPSINALPDECFIYIDRRLTFGETQEMAVEQVRKVAEPHGGVVEVLEFNEPSYTGFVFKVDKYFPAWALPEDHLLVKAGLKTYEELFGKPTGVGKWVFSTNGTYWVGKAGIPAIGFGPGDEVYAHSVLDQVPIEDVVRSTEFYAFFPTILSEMLAK from the coding sequence ATGCACGAGGAGACCATCAGAAAGATTAAGGCGGAAGTCGAAAAATACCGGGAGGATATCATTCAGTTTTTACGGGACATCGTCGCCATTCCCAGCCCCAATGGAAACATCAAGGCGGTGGCCGAACGCATCGGCCAGGAAATGAAGAAGCTGGGTTTTGACGAAGTTTTTCTGGACAGTATGGGCAATATCGTCGGCCGTATCGGCAACGGTTCCAGGGTTTTGCTTTACGACAGCCATATTGACACGGTGGATATAGCCGATTCCGACCAGTGGCAATGGGATCCTTATCAAGGCAAGGTGGAAAACGGCATCTTCTACGGCCTGGGTGCCGGGGATGAAAAAAATTCGACGCCGGGTATGGTCTACGGCCTCAAAATTATAAAGGACCTGGGCCTGACCCAAGACTTCACCCTGTACTACTTTGGTAATATCGAAGAAATCTGCGACGGCGTGGCCCCTAATTCCCTGGTGGTTACCGATAAAATTAAACCGGACTTTGTAGTTATAGGCGAACCCACGAAGATGAACATCTACCGCGGGCACCGCGGCCGCGTGGAGATGAAAGTTACGACTAAAGGGCGTACCTGTCACGCCAGCGCCCCCGAGCGGGGGATTAATGCCGTTTACAAGATGGCGGAGATTATCAAGGGTATCAGCCAAATGGGCGATGAATTCATTGACGATCCCTTCTTGGGGAAAGGATCCATTGCCGTTACCGACATTCACTGCAAGACTCCATCCATCAACGCCCTGCCCGACGAGTGCTTTATTTACATCGACCGCCGTCTTACCTTCGGGGAAACCCAGGAAATGGCCGTGGAGCAGGTGCGCAAAGTGGCGGAACCCCACGGCGGTGTGGTGGAAGTGCTGGAATTTAATGAACCCAGCTACACCGGTTTTGTCTTTAAAGTCGATAAATACTTCCCGGCCTGGGCTCTGCCGGAGGATCACCTCCTGGTTAAGGCCGGCCTCAAAACATATGAAGAGCTTTTCGGCAAGCCTACCGGTGTAGGCAAGTGGGTTTTCAGCACCAACGGCACCTACTGGGTGGGTAAAGCCGGTATCCCTGCCATCGGCTTCGGACCCGGCGATGAGGTATATGCCCACTCCGTCCTCGACCAGGTGCCCATTGAAGACGTTGTGCGTTCTACCGAATTTTATGCTTTCTTCCCCACGATTTTAAGTGAAATGCTGGCCAAATAA
- the nifU gene encoding Fe-S cluster assembly scaffold protein NifU, with translation MYSEKVMDHFTNPRNVGEIENPSGVGEVGNPVCGDIMRLYILVEDGVIKDCKFKTFGCGAAIATSSMVTEMVKGKTIEEALQITNKAVAEALDGLPAQKMHCSNLAADALHKAIEDYQNKNKKAS, from the coding sequence GTGTATTCCGAAAAGGTCATGGACCATTTCACCAATCCGCGCAATGTGGGGGAAATTGAGAATCCCAGCGGCGTTGGCGAAGTAGGCAACCCCGTTTGCGGCGACATTATGCGCCTTTATATCCTGGTGGAAGACGGCGTTATCAAAGATTGTAAATTTAAAACCTTTGGCTGCGGTGCGGCCATTGCTACCAGCAGTATGGTGACGGAAATGGTTAAGGGAAAAACCATAGAGGAAGCGCTGCAGATAACCAATAAAGCGGTGGCCGAGGCGTTGGACGGTCTGCCGGCCCAGAAGATGCATTGTTCCAACCTGGCCGCCGATGCCCTGCATAAAGCCATCGAGGATTACCAGAATAAGAATAAGAAGGCCTCTTAA
- a CDS encoding AAA family ATPase, translated as MDLFEQASLENREARAPLAVRMRPRTLDEFVGQEKIVGPGTLLRRAIENDSLSSIILWGPPGSGKTTLARIIARMTKAHFEALNAVLDGVNDIRRVVAEAREREKYYRQRTVIFVDEIHRWAKNIQDALLPCVEEGLLILIGATVENPMFTVNAALRSRSRIFRLEALSEENILIILQRALRDPERGLGKFNVEVEPAALEHLARVASGDARVALNALEFAVLTTPQDGEGRRFITLQVAEEAIQQRALLYDRDGDQHYDCVSAWIKSMRGSDPDAALYWLARMLYAGEDPAFLARRLLIHAAEDVGLADPQALVIASAAAQAVERVGLPEGRIILAEATIYIALAPKSNSVIKAIDAALATVEKETAAPVPLHLRDANYPGAAAFGHGKGYKYPHDYPNGWVEQQYLPDNLRGRVFYHPTDYGREGQLKTFWQQRRRKNK; from the coding sequence ATGGATCTTTTTGAACAGGCCAGTCTGGAAAATCGCGAAGCGCGAGCACCCCTGGCCGTGAGGATGCGCCCGCGCACCCTGGACGAGTTTGTCGGTCAAGAAAAAATAGTCGGGCCCGGGACTCTACTGCGCCGGGCCATTGAAAATGACAGCTTGAGTTCCATTATCCTTTGGGGCCCGCCGGGCAGCGGCAAAACTACCCTGGCCCGCATTATCGCCCGCATGACCAAAGCCCATTTTGAAGCTTTGAATGCGGTTTTAGACGGCGTCAATGACATTCGCCGGGTCGTTGCCGAAGCCCGGGAGCGCGAAAAATATTACCGTCAAAGAACGGTAATTTTTGTCGATGAAATTCACCGCTGGGCAAAAAATATTCAGGACGCCCTCCTCCCCTGTGTCGAGGAGGGGCTGCTCATCCTCATCGGCGCCACTGTTGAGAATCCCATGTTTACCGTAAACGCCGCCCTCCGGTCCCGTTCCCGCATCTTTCGTCTCGAGGCCTTGTCCGAAGAAAATATCCTCATTATACTTCAGCGTGCCTTAAGGGACCCCGAGCGCGGATTGGGAAAATTTAATGTTGAGGTGGAACCGGCGGCCCTTGAGCACCTGGCCCGGGTGGCCAGCGGCGACGCCCGCGTGGCCTTAAACGCCCTGGAGTTCGCCGTCCTTACCACACCGCAGGATGGAGAAGGGCGACGCTTCATTACCCTGCAGGTTGCAGAGGAAGCAATCCAGCAGCGTGCCCTCCTTTACGACCGGGACGGCGACCAGCATTACGACTGCGTTTCGGCCTGGATTAAAAGCATGCGCGGTTCCGATCCCGACGCTGCCCTCTACTGGCTGGCGCGGATGCTTTATGCCGGAGAGGATCCGGCCTTCCTCGCTCGCCGCCTCCTCATCCACGCCGCCGAAGACGTAGGTCTGGCCGATCCCCAGGCCCTCGTTATCGCCAGCGCCGCAGCCCAGGCCGTGGAGCGGGTGGGTCTGCCCGAAGGACGCATCATCCTGGCGGAAGCCACCATTTATATTGCCCTGGCGCCAAAAAGCAATTCCGTCATTAAAGCCATTGACGCCGCCCTGGCCACAGTGGAAAAAGAAACGGCCGCGCCGGTACCCCTGCATCTGCGGGATGCCAATTATCCGGGCGCAGCCGCATTCGGACACGGTAAAGGTTATAAATATCCCCATGATTACCCCAACGGCTGGGTGGAACAACAGTATCTACCGGATAATCTCAGGGGAAGGGTATTCTACCACCCTACCGACTACGGTCGCGAAGGTCAACTAAAGACGTTCTGGCAACAACGCAGGCGTAAAAATAAATAA
- a CDS encoding PRC-barrel domain-containing protein, with amino-acid sequence MPKGRELVGLPVLNQERGEEVGRVQDLLYDEKSAQVKALVLAEGGWLQQPRVITFDKLQSRGPKTFTVAGTDSIDSELPAGLRRWQEIKGLRLLNRDGQELGLVEDLVVDLPSGQVKALEVSTGLVNDLLEGRREVPLTGDFKWESQGIIIW; translated from the coding sequence ATGCCCAAGGGGAGGGAACTGGTGGGGCTGCCGGTCCTCAACCAGGAAAGGGGAGAAGAAGTGGGCCGGGTTCAAGATCTGCTATACGACGAAAAATCCGCCCAGGTAAAAGCCCTGGTCCTGGCTGAAGGCGGCTGGCTGCAGCAGCCCAGGGTAATAACCTTTGACAAGTTACAGTCACGGGGTCCTAAAACCTTTACTGTTGCCGGGACGGACTCCATCGACAGTGAGTTGCCGGCCGGGTTGAGACGATGGCAGGAGATAAAAGGCCTGCGCCTTTTAAACCGTGACGGCCAGGAACTGGGCCTGGTAGAAGATCTGGTTGTTGACCTTCCTTCCGGCCAGGTGAAAGCCCTGGAAGTATCAACCGGCCTGGTCAACGACCTGCTGGAAGGCCGGCGGGAAGTTCCTTTGACAGGCGACTTTAAATGGGAAAGCCAAGGAATAATTATTTGGTAG
- the nifS gene encoding cysteine desulfurase NifS codes for MRRVYLDHSATTPVRPEVLEAMLPFLKEEAFGNPSTIYSYGREAKKALDEAREKVAGLIGARPEEIVFTSGGTEADNLALIGTAAANEKKGRHIITSSIEHHAVLHTAQYLMRQGFKVTFLPVTPEGLVRVEDVEEAITDETILISVMHVNNEVGTIQPIKEIGHLARERGIVFHTDAVQSVGKIPVNVDELNVDLLSASAHKIYGPKGVGCLYIRKGTKITPILHGGGQERKRRAGTENMPGIVGFGRAAELARQELPQEMPRLKALRDRLIKGILERIEDVQVNGDLEKRVATNANFSFRYVEGESLLLSLDMKGICASSGSACTSGSLDPSHVLLAMGIPHEVAHGSVRMTLGRGNTEADIDYVLEVMPEIVARLRAMSPLYNKK; via the coding sequence ATGCGCAGGGTTTACTTAGATCATAGCGCTACTACACCGGTGCGGCCGGAAGTCCTGGAAGCCATGCTGCCCTTTCTTAAAGAAGAGGCCTTTGGCAACCCTTCCACCATTTACAGCTACGGTCGGGAGGCCAAAAAAGCCCTGGATGAAGCACGGGAAAAGGTGGCAGGCCTGATTGGGGCCAGACCTGAGGAGATCGTTTTCACCAGCGGCGGCACTGAGGCCGATAACCTGGCCCTTATCGGCACGGCGGCGGCTAACGAGAAAAAGGGCCGCCATATTATAACCTCCAGTATCGAACACCACGCCGTCTTGCATACGGCCCAGTATTTAATGCGCCAGGGTTTCAAAGTAACTTTTCTGCCGGTGACCCCGGAAGGCCTGGTACGGGTGGAGGATGTGGAAGAAGCCATTACCGACGAAACCATTCTTATCAGTGTCATGCACGTCAACAATGAAGTAGGTACTATCCAGCCCATTAAAGAAATAGGGCACCTGGCCCGGGAACGGGGGATTGTCTTCCATACCGACGCCGTCCAGAGCGTGGGCAAAATCCCCGTTAATGTCGATGAACTGAATGTGGACTTGCTCTCGGCCTCCGCCCATAAGATATACGGGCCCAAAGGCGTGGGATGCCTTTATATCCGTAAAGGCACAAAGATCACCCCCATCCTCCATGGGGGCGGCCAAGAACGCAAGCGCCGGGCCGGTACGGAAAATATGCCGGGCATTGTGGGCTTCGGTCGGGCGGCGGAACTGGCCAGACAGGAGCTCCCGCAGGAAATGCCGCGGCTTAAAGCCCTGCGGGACAGGCTGATAAAGGGCATCCTGGAGCGGATTGAGGATGTGCAGGTGAACGGTGACCTGGAGAAACGCGTGGCCACCAACGCCAACTTCAGCTTCCGCTATGTGGAAGGCGAATCCCTGCTTTTAAGTCTGGATATGAAGGGTATTTGCGCCTCCAGCGGATCGGCCTGCACCTCCGGTTCCCTGGACCCGTCCCATGTCCTGCTGGCCATGGGCATACCCCATGAAGTGGCCCACGGTTCGGTGCGTATGACCTTGGGTCGCGGCAATACGGAAGCCGATATAGACTACGTCCTGGAAGTGATGCCCGAAATAGTAGCCCGCTTGCGGGCCATGTCTCCTTTATACAACAAAAAATAA
- a CDS encoding formate dehydrogenase subunit gamma has product MNKNGRIKRHSLAVRFVHWSVAVSTFLLIFSGLGQLPLYQRYMVDKIPGLTWSSNFHITLTLHYVAAIWLVFAAAFHIVYHSLRREFTILPRRGDVRESLIVIKAMLGFGEEPPADKYLAEQRVAYAFIAFNLLLLIVTGFIKVIKNFPGITFSDTLLDWATNLHNLGMVMIIVGIIAHLAAFIFKANRPLLPGMFTGYVDEEYVRKRHSLWYEKLQKKLSSD; this is encoded by the coding sequence ATGAATAAAAACGGGCGCATTAAAAGGCATAGCCTCGCGGTACGGTTCGTGCACTGGTCAGTAGCCGTTTCTACCTTTCTCCTGATCTTCAGCGGCCTGGGGCAATTACCCCTTTACCAGCGCTATATGGTTGATAAGATTCCGGGCTTAACCTGGTCCTCTAATTTCCACATTACCCTTACCCTGCATTATGTAGCGGCTATCTGGCTGGTATTTGCGGCTGCTTTTCATATCGTTTATCACAGCTTGCGCCGCGAGTTTACTATCCTGCCCCGTCGCGGCGATGTCAGAGAGTCTTTAATCGTTATCAAAGCCATGCTGGGGTTTGGTGAAGAGCCTCCTGCTGATAAGTACCTGGCTGAGCAACGTGTGGCCTATGCTTTTATTGCCTTTAACCTACTCTTGCTTATTGTTACCGGATTCATTAAAGTGATTAAAAATTTCCCGGGCATAACTTTTTCTGATACTCTTCTTGACTGGGCTACCAACCTGCATAACCTGGGAATGGTAATGATTATAGTCGGCATTATTGCCCACCTGGCGGCCTTTATCTTTAAAGCCAACCGGCCCCTTTTGCCCGGTATGTTTACCGGCTACGTAGATGAGGAGTATGTCCGTAAGAGGCATTCTTTATGGTATGAAAAATTGCAAAAGAAGTTAAGCAGCGATTAA
- the mnmA gene encoding tRNA 2-thiouridine(34) synthase MnmA codes for MVAMSGGVDSSTAAALLKEAGYEVIGVTLNQWPEDLPPPQGETGCCSLSAVEDARRVAGILDIPYYVLNFRDVFERKVIDYFVASYLKGETPNPCIVCNRKVRFDVLLKKARALGMDYLATGHYARRLYDAEGDRYFLAKGRDREKDQSYFLYSFTQEQLAHTLLPLGDYTKREVRELAQKYGLPVAQKAESQDICFITEGDYRHFLRTRAARDIKPGPILDTEGRIIGRHEGLPYYTIGQRRGLGLAMGKPCFVVALDPERNAVVVGDKEDLEQRVLYARDNNYILWEKPPTRVRITAKIRYRAPEAAATLYPMEGGRARVEFDEPQRAITPGQAVVYYQGELVVGGGTIEAVSARE; via the coding sequence ATGGTAGCCATGAGCGGCGGCGTGGACAGTTCTACGGCCGCTGCTTTACTGAAGGAAGCCGGTTACGAAGTCATCGGCGTTACCCTCAACCAGTGGCCGGAAGATTTGCCGCCGCCGCAAGGTGAAACGGGATGTTGCAGCCTGTCCGCCGTGGAGGATGCCCGCCGGGTCGCCGGTATCCTGGATATACCATATTATGTCTTAAACTTTCGTGACGTCTTTGAACGTAAAGTTATAGATTACTTTGTAGCTTCATATCTGAAGGGGGAAACTCCCAACCCCTGCATCGTTTGCAACCGCAAGGTGCGCTTTGACGTGCTTTTAAAAAAGGCGCGCGCCCTGGGGATGGATTATCTAGCCACCGGCCATTACGCCCGCCGTCTTTATGATGCCGAGGGGGATCGGTATTTCCTGGCTAAGGGCCGCGATCGTGAAAAGGATCAAAGTTACTTCCTCTATTCCTTTACCCAGGAACAGCTGGCCCATACCCTCCTTCCCCTCGGGGATTATACTAAACGAGAAGTACGCGAGCTAGCCCAAAAATACGGACTCCCGGTAGCTCAAAAAGCCGAATCCCAGGATATTTGTTTTATCACCGAGGGAGACTATCGCCATTTTCTCCGTACCAGGGCGGCGCGGGATATAAAACCGGGCCCCATTTTAGACACGGAAGGACGGATAATCGGGCGCCATGAAGGTCTTCCCTATTATACCATCGGTCAACGCCGGGGCCTGGGACTGGCCATGGGAAAACCTTGTTTTGTGGTGGCCCTGGACCCGGAGCGTAACGCCGTGGTGGTAGGCGATAAGGAAGACCTGGAGCAGCGCGTCCTTTATGCGCGGGACAATAATTACATCCTGTGGGAAAAGCCTCCCACCCGGGTGCGGATAACGGCGAAGATTCGTTACCGGGCCCCCGAGGCGGCGGCAACATTATATCCTATGGAAGGGGGACGGGCTAGGGTAGAATTTGACGAACCCCAGCGCGCCATTACCCCCGGTCAGGCTGTTGTTTATTATCAGGGTGAACTGGTGGTAGGCGGCGGTACCATCGAGGCAGTCTCGGCCCGGGAATGA
- a CDS encoding Mrp/NBP35 family ATP-binding protein gives MTTGTCETCNPSTCDKTCEAKGPTTIPPHELSNIKRVIGIMSGKGGVGKSSVTALLAVALRRSGFEVGILDADITGPSIPRMFGVRRPPEGTGQGMIPPQSPKGVRIMSLNLLLPHEDDPVIWRGPLIGGAIKQFWTDVIWGDLDFLLIDLPPGTSDAPLTVLQSLPVDGLIIVSSPQELAQMVVRKAVKMAALMNVKILGLVENMSYAVCPDCGKEIYIFGPSRAEEAAAEAGIPLLGSLPLDSELTSLCDHGRVEEYRGPLLERVMEFVKKMDRQE, from the coding sequence TTGACTACAGGTACGTGCGAAACCTGCAATCCTAGTACCTGCGATAAGACTTGTGAGGCAAAGGGACCGACTACCATTCCGCCCCATGAGCTTAGCAACATCAAGCGCGTAATCGGTATCATGAGCGGCAAAGGCGGCGTAGGCAAATCGTCGGTAACGGCTCTGCTGGCCGTGGCCCTGCGCCGGTCCGGTTTTGAAGTCGGCATTCTGGATGCCGACATTACGGGTCCCAGCATACCCCGGATGTTCGGCGTTCGACGTCCGCCGGAAGGTACAGGCCAGGGTATGATCCCGCCTCAAAGCCCTAAAGGCGTCAGAATCATGTCCTTAAACCTTTTACTGCCCCATGAGGACGATCCGGTCATCTGGCGGGGGCCCCTTATCGGTGGAGCGATTAAACAATTCTGGACCGACGTCATCTGGGGCGATCTCGATTTCCTGTTAATTGACTTACCCCCCGGCACCAGCGACGCTCCCCTGACGGTACTCCAGTCTTTACCTGTGGACGGATTGATCATTGTCAGTTCGCCCCAGGAGCTCGCCCAGATGGTCGTCCGGAAGGCGGTAAAAATGGCGGCCTTGATGAATGTAAAGATTCTTGGCCTGGTGGAAAATATGAGCTACGCCGTTTGTCCCGATTGCGGTAAGGAAATCTATATTTTCGGCCCCAGCCGTGCCGAAGAAGCGGCGGCCGAAGCCGGTATTCCCCTATTGGGATCTCTGCCACTGGATTCGGAACTGACTTCCCTGTGCGATCACGGCCGGGTGGAGGAATATCGCGGACCCTTGCTGGAAAGGGTTATGGAGTTTGTCAAAAAGATGGACCGGCAAGAATAA
- a CDS encoding 4Fe-4S dicluster domain-containing protein → MNRREFLKRTVVAGIAGGIALTGLNKVETAWAATIAVGTMIDLTKCDGCTGKDLPACVAACRETNRDRFPRPRPEDIRPYWPQKKFEDWSQKQDVTNRLTPYNWTFVQKVEVEHQGKKATVFIPRRCMHCDNPPCANLCPFSAQEKTPEGPVLIDPNTCFGGAKCREVCPWHIPQRQAGVGLYLKVAPKFAGGGVMYKCDLCYNRIINGELPACVDACPKGAIEFGPKEEMRKKARARAAAINGYIYGEKENGGTSTFYVSAVPFTVLHRALMEQKQSPGLPVEVENYLETANGLAQGLLLAPVAGVLAAGLAVYKGMKGDGNNE, encoded by the coding sequence ATGAACAGGCGTGAATTTCTAAAACGCACCGTTGTGGCCGGTATTGCTGGCGGGATAGCCCTCACCGGATTGAACAAGGTTGAAACAGCATGGGCGGCAACCATAGCGGTAGGTACGATGATAGATTTAACCAAATGCGACGGTTGTACCGGCAAAGATTTACCTGCCTGTGTGGCAGCTTGTCGGGAAACCAATCGCGATCGTTTTCCTCGACCGCGGCCTGAAGACATACGACCCTACTGGCCCCAGAAAAAATTTGAGGACTGGTCCCAAAAGCAAGATGTAACCAATCGCCTGACTCCTTATAACTGGACTTTTGTCCAAAAAGTTGAAGTAGAACACCAGGGTAAAAAGGCAACTGTGTTTATCCCCAGGCGGTGTATGCATTGCGATAATCCTCCTTGTGCCAACCTTTGCCCTTTCAGCGCCCAGGAAAAAACGCCCGAAGGACCGGTGTTGATAGATCCCAATACCTGTTTTGGAGGGGCAAAATGTCGCGAAGTATGCCCCTGGCATATTCCCCAGCGCCAGGCAGGAGTAGGTTTATATTTAAAAGTAGCTCCTAAATTCGCCGGTGGCGGTGTTATGTATAAATGCGATCTATGCTATAACAGGATTATCAACGGGGAACTACCGGCTTGTGTCGATGCCTGTCCAAAAGGTGCAATAGAATTTGGCCCCAAGGAAGAAATGCGTAAAAAAGCCCGCGCCAGGGCAGCCGCCATTAACGGCTATATATATGGGGAAAAAGAAAATGGCGGTACTTCTACCTTTTATGTTTCGGCAGTACCCTTTACAGTCCTGCACCGGGCTTTAATGGAGCAAAAACAGAGCCCTGGCTTACCTGTGGAAGTAGAAAACTATCTTGAAACTGCTAATGGGCTGGCCCAGGGGTTGCTGCTGGCGCCGGTAGCCGGTGTCCTGGCAGCTGGCCTGGCAGTATACAAAGGCATGAAAGGTGATGGGAATAATGAATAA